One segment of Manihot esculenta cultivar AM560-2 chromosome 4, M.esculenta_v8, whole genome shotgun sequence DNA contains the following:
- the LOC110614089 gene encoding gibberellin 3-beta-dioxygenase 1 → MPSRLSEAFRAHPVHVHHKQFVDFTSLQELPESYEWTQFDDQTHCPSVGDSAESVKSVPVIDLLDPNALEKIGHACKTWGVFQIINHGVSCSLLDKIEKASRSLFTLPMEQKLKAARSPHGVSGYGTARISSFFSKLMWSEGFTVVGSPVEHFRQLWPQDYIKFCEITEEYQTEMQNLAAKLMWLMLGSLGITQEDIKWAGPKSDFNEASAALQFNYYPACPDPDRAMGLAAHTDSTLLTILYQNNISGLQVLKEGTGWVTVPPIPGGLVINVGDLLHILSNGLYVSVLHQAVVNRTKHRLSMAYLYGPPSNVKISPLSKLVGPGQPPLYRPVTWNEYLGTKAKHFNKALSSVRVCAPLNELVDVNEHNSRVKLGSAS, encoded by the exons ATGCCTTCGAGACTCTCTGAAGCCTTCAGAGCCCACCCTGTTCACGTTCATCACAAGCAGTTTGTCGACTTTACCTCCCTCCAAGAACTCCCTGAATCCTACGAGTGGACTCAATTTGATGACCAGACTCATTGTCCTTCAGTCGGTGACTCCGCGGAGTCGGTGAAATCTGTTCCTGTTATTGATCTTTTAGACCCCAATGCTCTTGAAAAGATTGGCCATGCATGCAAAACCTGGGGTGTGtttcaaattataaatcatGGTGTTTCTTGTAGTCTTCTTGATAAAATTGAGAAAGCTAGCAGGAGTCTTTTCACTTTGCCTATGGAGCAAAAGCTAAAAGCTGCTAGATCACCCCATGGAGTTTCTGGCTATGGTACTGCTAGAATTTCTTCATTCTTTTCAAAGCTTATGTGGTCTGAAGGATTCACCGTAGTTGGGTCTCCAGTTGAGCATTTTCGCCAACTTTGGCCTCAAGATTACATTAAATTCTG TGAAATCACTGAAGAATACCAGACAGAGATGCAAAACTTGGCTGCAAAGTTGATGTGGTTAATGTTGGGCTCTCTAGGCATAACCCAAGAAGACATAAAATGGGCTGGCCCAAAAAGTGATTTCAATGAAGCTTCTGCTGCTTTACAATTCAATTACTACCCAGCTTGCCCTGACCCCGATCGAGCCATGGGTCTTGCTGCACATACTGACTCAACTCTACTCACCATCCTCTACCAGAACAATATAAGTGGCTTGCAAGTTCTAAAAGAGGGAACTGGGTGGGTCACGGTTCCACCTATTCCGGGTGGGCTTGTAATCAATGTAGGGGACCTTCTTCACATCTTATCAAACGGCTTGTACGTGAGTGTGCTCCACCAGGCTGTGGTTAACCGAACCAAGCATAGGTTGTCCATGGCTTATCTATATGGGCCACCATCAAATGTTAAAATATCACCATTATCAAAACTAGTAGGCCCAGGTCAACCACCGCTATATCGGCCGGTGACTTGGAATGAGTATCTTGGCACTAAAGCTAAGCACTTCAACAAAGCACTATCATCTGTTCGAGTATGTGCTCCACTGAACGAATTAGTTGATGTAAACGAGCATAATAGTAGGGTAAAATTAGGCTCGGCTAGCTAA